The genomic window CCCGAATGCCCCAACCGGGACGGTTCACTGGCCGCAGTCTCCATACTCTGAACAGGAGCGTTAAAGCATGAGAGAAAACATCACCAAGAAAAACACAGGCAATACGAAAAAAAAGGATAACAGGAAGAAGAGACCAGACTTCATTGAGGAAATGAAAATGGAGATTGCTTCGGAACTTGGCATCATCCAGCAGGTCCAAAACGAGGGCTGGGATTCCCTGTCTCCGAGAATTTCCGGGAAAATAGGCGGAAAGTTGTCTCAAAGATTAAAACGGATCAATAAATAAAAACTACTATATAACAACAATTAGTTCAAAGCCTCACCATGTGATATAATTAATGAAAAAAACAGGTGAGGCGTTTTTATTTGACAAAGACAAAGCATCAGCAGATTCTTAATTTTATTGAGGATCTCGACATAGGGAGCAAGGTATCAGTCCGGTTTATTGCCAAAGAGCTTGATGTCAGCGAAGGGACTGCTTACCGCGCAATTAAAGAAGCGGAGAACAAAGGGTTTGTCCGTTCGATCCCGAAGGTTGGGACACTGCGGATTGAAGGCGTCAAAGAAAAACAGATTGAAGATCTTACGCTTCAGGAAGTAGCCCAAATCGTGGAAGGGCTTGTTATCTGCGGAGAGAACAGGCTGACGGAATGTCCGAATAAGTTTATTATTGCGGCGATGGAACTGAAAGATTTAGCGCGTTATCTGGAAGAAGGCGCGCTCTGTATCGTCGGCAACAGGACAGATGCCCAGCTCCTTGCCTTGAAAAATAATGTTCCTTTGCTTATTTCCGGAGGCCCGGGACCTACGGAAGAGGTCGTGGCGCTGGCCAAGAGCCTGAATTCGGTGATTATCATTTCCCCGTATGACACCTTCGTAGTTACGACGATGATCAACCGGGCGCTTTTTGACAGGCTCATCGGCAAGGAACTATTGCTCATTGAAGATATCATGGTTAAGGATGCGAAGGTTCTGGAAGACAGTGCTACGATCGGAGACTGGTATAAGCTTTCGCAAAAGACCGGACACAGCCGCTTCCCGGTCATCGATAGCCAGCATAACCTACTCGGTATTGTGACCGCGGTCGATGTCGCCGGCGAAGGCGTCGAGGTCAAGATCACCAAAGTCATGAACAGGAATCCGCTGACCGTCGGAAGAGACGATCCGGTTACCCATATCTCCCGCAAAATGGTCTGGGAGGGCTGGGAGATTGCGCCCGTACTTGAAAACGGCAAGCTGATCGGAATCATAAGCTTGCAGGATGTACTCGAGGCTTTTCAGCAGATCCAAAAGCAGCCTCAGTTCGGCGAGACCGTGGATAATCTGGTTTTAAGCGGCTTTGGTTATGTGGAAGAGTCTGAATACCTGACCATTCGGGGCGAAATCACGCAGTTTATGGTGAATGAATTTGGTTCAGCCAGCTGCGGTGTTCTGGTAACCCTGATGAATACGGCGGGTTACATTGCGCTCCGAAAAAAATACCGCTTGGATGCGATCACAGAAAATTTCAGCTTTTATCAGTTCCATCCGGTTCCGGCCGGAACAGTCGTCAGCATTTCGGCCAGACTGTTGCTCGTAACAAAAAAGAACTGCAATATTGAGATTGAAGTTTTCAACGATAACGGAGTCCTGGCTAAAGGGATGATGACAGCCCGGATGGGGGATAAAAGATAGGCTATGTTCACACATCTTCATGTTCATACCGAATACAGCCTTCTGGACGGCGCGGCCAGAATCAATGACCTTGTGCATTCCGCTGCCGAGCTGGAAATGCCGGCGCTCGCGATCACTGATCACGGCGTGATGTACGGCGTGCTGGATTTTTATAAAGCCTGCGGCAAACAGGGAATTAAGCCTATCATCGGCTGTGAGATCTATATGGCTCCGGGAAAAAGAACGGAACGGGTTCTCGGCAAAGATGACAAGAACTATCATCTGGTCCTTCTTGCCGAAACGAACGAGGGCTATCAGAACCTGGTGAAAATTGTCTCGCAGGCCAACGTGGACGGCTTTTATTACAAACCCAGGGCCGACAAGGAGCTTTTACAGCAGCACAGTAAAGGTTTAATTGCACTGAGCGCCTGTCTGGGCGGAGAGATCCCGGAGTACCTGATGCAGGACAATCCGGCCAGAGCCAGAGCGGCGGCGATGGAGTATCTTGATATTTTTGGTCCGGAACACTTTTATCTGGAGCTGCAGGATCATGGCATCACCGATCAGAGAAAAGTTAATGCCGGCCTCTGGGACCTGCACCGGGAGACGCGGATTCCGCTGCTCGCGACCAACGATGTCCATTATATCCGGAAAGAAGATGCGTCGGTTCAGGATATCCTGCTGTGCATCCAGACCGGAAAGACGCTGGCCGACAGCTCCAGGATGAGCTTTGAGGGCAGCGAGTATTATCTGAAAAGCAAGCAGGAGATGAATTTGCTTTTTGGGGAGACGCCCGAGGTTTTACGCCAGACGAATGAGATTGCGGAGCGCTGCAACGTCAGCTTTTCGTTTGGCCAGCATTATCTGCCGGTGTACGAGGTTCCGGAGGGCTGCACCTTGGACGAGTACCTGCGGGAATTATGCTGGAAGGCGTTCCCGGTGTTCTACCCCGATGCAACGCCGGAACAGCGCGAGCGGCTGGAATATGAGCTTGGGATTATTACCCAGACTGGTTTTTCCGGGTATTTTCTGATTGTGTCCGATTTCTGCCGGTATGCCCGGGAGCATGATGTTGCGGTCGGTCCGGGGCGTGGTTCGGCAGCTGCGAGCATGGTTGCGTACTTGCTCGGCATCACCTCCGTGGAGCCGTTGCGCCATGATCTTCTTTTTGAACGTTTTTTAAATCCGGAAAGGATTTCGATGCCGGATATTGACATCGACTTTGACCCGGAAGGCCGGGAAAAAGTCATCAAATATGTGACGGAAAAGTATGGGGAAGAGAAAGTCTGCCAGATTATTACGTTTGGTACCATGGGTGCCAAGGGCGTGCTGAGGGATGTCGGAAGAGTCCTGAATATACCGCTCAGCAAAGTCGATAAAGTTGCCAAAGCTGTTCCATTCGAACTGGGCATGACGCTGGAAAGGGCGCTGACCGTTTCTCCGGAGCTGCAGAAAATGGTTAGGGAAGAAGAGGAAATCAAAAGGCTCTATGAGATTTCAAAATCGCTGGAGGGGATGCCGAGGCATGCTTCCACGCATGCTGCCGGCGTCGTGATTGCCAGGGATGAATTGACCAGTTACCTTCCGCTTCAGAAAACTTCCGACGGGCTGCTGATGACCCAGTTCCCGATGAAATTGGTCGAGGAGATCGGACTGCTGAAAATGGATTTCCTGGGCTTGCGGAACCTGACGATCCTGACCAAAGCCCAGGCGAATATTGGGAAAACCCGCGGTATCCGGCTTGATCTGAATCATTTGCCGCTGGATGACCAAGCGACCTATCAACTGCTTTCCGAAGGGAACAGCACAGGCGTATTTCAGCTGGAAAGCGGCGGCATGCGGGCTATCTTAAAAGATTTGAAGCCCAGTTGTTTTGAAGATATTATTGCTGTGCTCGCTCTGTACCGTCCTGGTCCGATGGAACAGATTCCGGAGTTCGTGCGCCGAAAGCATGGCGGGCAGATCAAGGTCCTGCATCAGAAAATGGAAGAAATTTTAAGACCGACGTACGGGATTATCGTCTATCAGGAACAGGTCATGCAGATTGCCCAGAATCTTGGCGGATACTCTCTTGGACGAGCAGATCTTCTGCGCAGGGCCATGGGGAAAAAAGACAAGAAAATCATGGCCGAAGAAAGGCAGAACTTTATCTATGGCCTGCAGGACAGCGGCGGCGAATGGATTGTGCCGGGAGCGCTCCGTCTGGGTATAGGTGAAAAGGAAGCCGAAGAGATTTTTGATCTGATGGCCAAATTTGCCGAGTACGGATTCAATAAGGGCCACGCTACGGCTTATGCGATGATCTCTTACCAGACAGCCTATCTAAAAGCGAATTATCCGCTGGAATACACCGCGGCGCTGCTGAGTTCCGTGATCGGCGCATCAGATAAAGTCACTTTTTATATTCAGGAGGCCAGGAGCAGTGGCATTGAGATTCTGCCGCCCGATGTCCAGTACAGTTACCGGGATTTTACCATTGAACACGGAGCGATACGTTTTGGACTCGAGGCGATCCGCAATGTCGGGACACAGGTGGTTGACAGGATCATCGCCGAAAGAGAGAACGGCCCGTTTACCTCATTTTATGATTTTATTGTACGCATGGATGCTAAAGTTCTGAACAAACGAACCCTGGAAAGTCTGATTAAGGCCGGCGCATTTCAGTCACTGTGCAGCCGCGCTCAGGCTATGAAAGTCCTGGATCAGGCCCTGGAGCTGGCCCAGAACCGGCAAAAGGACAGCGAATCCGGCCAGATGTCTTTGTTTGATCTCGATCAGGACCTCGATGAAGGGCTGGTTATGCCTGAAATACCGGAATTCAGCGAGAACGAGATCCTGAAGATGGAGAGGGAGTATATCGGTATATATCTCACAGCCCATCCGCTTTATTCCGTGAATGACCTGCTCAGGAAAATCACGAGTTCAGAAATTGCGGCCTGTCTCGAAAATACGGAAGAAAAAAAGGTCATTCTGGGTGGGATAATAAATTCTTATCGGCAAACAATAACGAAAAAAGGGGAAATGATGGCTACCTTCTTACTGGAGGATCTGACCGGAACGATTGAGGTTCTGGTATTTCCCAGATTGTTTCCGGAAGTTGTCAGGATGGACAACGACCATATTGTGGTTGTTCACGGTCGTTATTATGTGAATGAAGATGAAAAGAAAATATTTGCTGAAAAAGTTCTGCCAATCGAGGAATGCAGCGTCAAACCGGATAAATTGTTTCTGAAGATTCCAAGCAATCAGGATACGGAACTGACCGATAAGATCCTGGCGGTCCTTGGGGCATTTCGCGGAACGCATCCTGTCTATTTCTTTTGCCAGGATAATAAGAAGACCTTTGAGATAAGTCCAAATTATTTTGTCAGGCCATCTGAAGAGCTTGACAGGGTGCTTATTGCGCTTTTGGGAAATGATCAGGTAAGATGGCAATAAAAATTTGTTGGAAGAGGCAGGATATTGCCGCTTTGGGGCGAATCCCATAAATAGATTTTATGACACTAAGATATTTTCTAGACTGAAGGAGATTTTTTGTGCGAACTGCAATATACCCGGGGACATTCGATCCAGTAACCAATGGACACCTTGACATCCTGCATAGAGCCATTTATCTTTTTGACCGTGTCATTGTGGCAGTAGCTTCCGAAAGTAACAAACAGACGCTTTTTTCCTTGGAAGAAAGACAGATACTGTTGAGATGCGAAACTAGCGATATGGAAAATGTTGAAGTCAAGTCTTTTGGCGGTCTGACTGTGGATTTTGCGCGTGAATGCGGAGCTATTGCGCTGATCAGAGGCTTGCGGGCCATGACTGATTTCGAATACGAATTTCAGCTGGCTTTGATGAATAAAAAGCTGGCTCCCGACATCGAGACCGTCTTTTTAATGACAAAAAGCGAGTATTCGTTCATCAGTTCCAGCTCGATCAAATCGGCGGCAAGTCTGCAAGGAGATGTTTCAGGATTAGTTCCGCCGAATGTGGAGAAAGCAATGATTCAAAAGTATAATAAGATGGTCTAAATGCTATTGGAGGATAGAATATGTGGACAGTCATTTATATAGCACCAAATAAAGCAGTCGCTGAAAAATATCAAAAAGCATTTGCAGACGAAGGTATTTTAGTCCAGCTAAAAGCAGTTGGTTCACAGGAATCCACCGACGTAAGCGTCGAAATACTCGTGCCGGAGTCGGAGGCTGAGGAAGCCAACGAGATTCTGACCGGTATTATGCGTTCATAATCCAAGTTGTCTTTATCGGAGTAAAAAATAATATGAAAATAGCCGTAAAAAAAGTGGCAATGTACTTGCGTTTTTGACGCTGATACTATAAAATAGCAAAAGTAAGGCGTGCCGAAGTGGCGGAATTGGCAGACGCGTCGGTCTCAAAAACCGATATCTGTGAGGATGTGCCGGTTCGACCCCGGCCTTCGGCACCAAGTAATTTAAAGGCTTAAAATATAGAAGAACTATGAATGGTGAAAGATATACGAACATCGAAGCCCCGAGGGAGTAAGATCCTTCGGGGCTTTCGCTGTCATGGCTGGATGATTTAGATTTTACCGTTAATGTATTCAAAGGTTTTCTTAACCATGCTACCTCCAACAGAGCCGTTTTGTCTTGCGGAGGTGTCTGGACCTAAGTTAACATTAAGCTCGCTGGCAACGCTTTGTTTGTTAACCGGCAGTTTATACTTAGCCATTAGATATCCCTCCTTTTTGTTTATTTATCTGTAGTATCTGCATATAGGAATAAAATACACAGGTAGTTTATTTTAATTCAGTAAGTTTTTAACATTTAGACCAGGGATTGTTCTCGGTTTGTTGTTTTGTTTGGCTGCATCCCATGAGCGGGATTGCCAGAAAGAAGCTTATTATTTTTTGCAAGCCTTATATACAACGAATTGTATATACCTGTATAAAATCAGGATTTTAGCCAAATTTTGCGTTTTGGGGCAGGAAATGAAATCTTCATAGCGAAGTAATAAAACCGGAAAGGGGGGATTGAAATGGAAAACCAATTTGCTGAACTGTATCATGACTTTGAGATGTATCAACACTGCCAGCTTATCTTTTCAGAACAGGCTCCGGATGGCATAAAAATCCAGCAAATCTCTTATGATACATTTAAACCGATTAAAGATGATAACGGGATATTATACTTCCCAATGAACGAACTCGGTTTCGGGTATTTTATAACCAATAATTTTAATATTGTGAAAATGCCTTCCAAGCAGAAAAAAGTAATGTATAGGATTGAAAAAGATGGAGAAGAATACTTTTCCATTTATTTATTTGGTCCAAAGAAGTAATTGCGTGCCTTTCCGTAACCCTCACAATTACTAATTACTTTAAGTTTTTTGAGTTCTATTGCCATAAAGAATTTAGAAAACTGCAAGTAAGTTGGCAGGTTTTACATTGTTCCAGTGTAAAACGGTTACATACTAAAAGGTAGAACAAATTTGCAATCGACAATTCACGAATACGGGTGTTTATGATTCGGATCTGAGTCTAAACACCCGTATTTGCTGTTCATCGGACAATGGTGTATTGAGAGACGATGGATGTAATCAAATGGTTCTTATGGTATTCTTAACATAGATGCCGGTATAAGGTTAGAGATCGGTGCAATACGCTTCAGGTTTGCTCTGGCAGTAAGCGCTGAGAGGAGTGTTTTTTTGTTCGGGCTAAAATTTTTATCAAAAAAAGTTTTAGGAGTCAGCATTGCCTGTCTTGTTGTGTTTGTGATGATCATTTCGGCCGTTATGGCTCTATGGTCAGAAGATGAGCCTGCCTTCCAGACTGTCTCAGTGACAGAAATGGCAGATAAGGTGAAGAATATCAAAAAACAAGGCGGGACGATTGAATTCAGTCAAGACGAGATCAACAGCGCAATGGCTTTTTATTGCGAAAAGAAACTGCAGTCTGTCCCGTATCTTACAGGGCTTACTTCCAAGCTTGGGAAAAACAGGATTGAGATATTTGTTGGGGGAACAATCGGGCAGAAAATCAAATTTCAGCTATATTCAGAGGGGTATCTGTTTTACAGCGACGGGAGCATAGTCTATATACCGGAGAATTTTAAAATAGGCAAAATATTACTGCCTAAAGGCTTGGTCCTCAATAAGCTCAGCAAGATCAGGGCGATAGCTGATAAAGGAATTACCCTTGAAGGCGACACCCTTGTTTTAACAAATGATTTTTTTCCTTTTGAGATCATAGCGTTTTCAGTAAAACCTGACAAGATGACATTCGAAGTGAAGAAAGACGAAAAAGTTTCGAGCAGCGAAAGTGCTGCCGGAGGCGCAAATTCAACTGGCCAAGGAGGAAGCGGTTCTCAAATTAATTCTGAAGCGACAAAAGTGCTGCTGCGTACCGTTTACAGCCAGTTAGGGATCGTCTATGCAAATGTAAAAACAGTGCAGGAAAAACAAATTGTCGGATCCATGATGACGGTTGTCAATAATCTGATCCAAAATCCTTCCTCGCCTTATCGCGATCAAGCCGGCAGGGTCATCGCAGAATACAACAAGCTTACCGCGGAAGAAAAAAGTGATCTAAAGCTTGCGATGCTGACCTATATGGACACGGGTATCGCTTTGAAATTAAAGGATCTATTTGGATTATGAAAAACAACGAAGTAAGCATTAAATAAGCCGAAAATTGGCCGAAAATTGAGTATTAAATATGTATTGAAGTTGATATCAAACGTGAATTTGTGGTATTATTAATTTTAATTGTCTTAGTATACTTACTTTAGGAGGTCTCGTGTGCAGAGTGCAAGGGTTACCATTTTTGCCGGTCACTATGGCAGCGGCAAGACGAGTGTTGCTGTAAACTACGCCTTGTGGCTGAAAAAAAGTCATCAGAAAGTCACCATTGCCGATCTGGATATTGTTAACCCTTATTTCAGAACGAAAGATAGCGCGCAGATGCTGAAACGGTCAGGGATTAAGCTGATTTCCTCGGATTATGCGAATTCGAATGTTGATATTCCTGCTGTTCCGGGAGAAATCAATGCGGTATTTGACGAACGCGATGCCTATGCGGTGATCGATGTCGGCGGAGACGACAGAGGCGCCTATGCTCTCGGCCGCTATTACGAACAGCTTCATCGTACAGATGCTGCTGCCTGTATTGTTGTAAATATGTACCGGCCTTTAAGCCGCGATGCCGAAGCGACGATTAAAATTAAATACGAAATTGAAGCGGCAGCGCGAATCAAATTTTCCGGAATTATTAATAATTCCAACCTGGGTAATGCTACTACCGCCTCCGATGTCATGAATTCGCTTCCTTACGCAGAGCAAATCTCTGCAAGGACGGGACTGCCGATTGTGATGACAACCGTGCAGAGAAGTCTGGCAGCGGAACTGGCAAGTAATATTCAAAATATATTTCCAATAGATTTGGAGGAGTATGAATGGCAAAAGTGACGAAACTAACAATCGAGGCAGACAGATGCAAAGGCTGCTCTCTTTGTGTAAATGCTTGTCCTAAGAAATTGCTCAGACTTTCGCCCGAAATCCTTAACAGCAAAGGATTTCATCCTGCGGAAATGACAGATCAGCAAGCGTGCACTGCCTGTGGATTCTGCGCGATCATGTGTCCGGATGTTTGTATTCAGATTGAAAAAGAGGTGAATTAAAGAAAATGGCGGAAAAAGTATTAATGAAGGGAAATGAAGCAATTGCTGAAGCCGCAATTATGGCCGGTTGCCGTCATTTCTTCGGTTATCCGATAACGCCTCAGACCGAGGTCGCAGCTTATATGGCTAAACGTATGCCGAAAATCGGGGGAACCTATTTGCAGGCGGAAAGTGAAATTGCGGCCATCAACATGGTTTACGGAGCGTCCTCAGCGGGAGTCCGAGCGATGACGTCTTCATCGAGCCCGGGAATTTCCTTGAAAAGCGAAGGCTTATCCTATATGGCAGGAAGCGATCTGCCTGCAGTGCTGGTCAACATTCAGCGCGGCGGTCCTGGACTTGGCGGAATCCGTCCGTCCCAGTCCGACTATTTCCAGGCAACACGTTCTTCCGGTCACGGAGATTTTCATATGATTGTGCTCGCACCGAATAACGTTCAGGAAATGTTCGACCTGACGATAGAAGCTTTTGAACTGGCTGACCAGTACCGGATGACCGCGATGATTTTAGGCGACGGGATGCTCGGACAGGTGATGGAGCCTGTGGACATCAGCCGCGGCGAAGCGGCGTCGAACGTTACCAAGGATTGGGCGCTGACTGGAACAAAAGGTCAGAGAAAAAGAAATGTCATTAATTCGCTTTATCTCGAAGCCGAAGAGCTCGAGATGCTTAACTTGAAACGTTTTGAAAAATACGCGGAAGTTGAGAAAATTGCCAGAACGGACAATTACCTGACCGAGGATGCGGAAGTAATTATCGTTGCTTATGGTATCTGCGCCAGAATAGCCCGAAATGCGATTAACGAAGCCCGTAAAAAAGGCATAAAAGCAGGGTTGATTCGTCCGGTTACTTTATGGCCGTTCCCGAAAAACCAGCTGAAAGCCGCAGCGGAAAAAGCAAAGGCTTTTGTGGTGGTCGAAATGAGTATGGGACAAATGATCCAGGATGTGGAGCTGAGCATCCGCTGCAGCCGTCCGGTGCATCTCTGCAGCCGTACCGGCGGGATGGTTCCGACTCCAGAAGCTGTCTTGGAAGCCATAGAAAACGCTGCGCAGGCGGAAAGGAGTTAATGATGGAAATTGTTTTTCAAAGACCGAAAGCACTTTCAGATGTATCCAGTCACTATTGCCCCGGCTGTACCCATGGGATCATTCACAGGCTGGTGGCAGAAGTTCTGGACGAACTTGATCTTACCGGAAAAACAGTCGGTGTCGCCCCTGTTGGCTGCGCTGTACTTGCTTATAACTATTTTGAATGTGATATGGCGCAGGCAGCGCACGGCCGGGCTCCGGCAGTTGCGACAGGCCTTAAGCGCGCCAATCCGGCCAATATCGTATTTACGTACCAGGGGGACGGAGACCTGGCAGCTATTGGGACGGCTGAGACCGTTCATGCAGCAGCCCGAGGTGAAAATATTACCATTATCTTCGTCAACAATGCCATTTACGGCATGACCGGCGGACAGATGGCCCCTACGACCATCCCGGGCCAGATCACGCAGACCTCTCCTTACGGGAGAGATCCAAAGTATGCAGGTTTCCCCCTGAAAATCTGCGAAACGCTTTCCACGATTGACGGGACGGCCTATGCGGAGCGGGTGTCCGTAGACAGTGTTAAAAATGTGATTAACGCCAAGAAGGCGATCAAAAAGGCTTTTGAATACCAGATCGCCGGGAAAGGCTTTACGATTGTCGAGGTTCTGTCGACCTGCTCGACCAACTGGGGGCTTGAGCCTGTTGAAGCGCTCACCTGGCTGCGCGAGAACCTGATTCCTTACTACCCGCTGGGTGTCTATAAGGATAAGGAGGTTTTCTAATGAGCACGACACTTGAACTTATGATTGCAGGTTTTGGCGGACAGGGTGTGCTGTTCGCCGGCAAAATCCTTGTCTATGCCGGGCTGCTCGCGGGCAAGGAAGTCAGCTGGCTTCCGTCCTACGGACCGGAAATGCGCGGCGGCACAGCCAATATCAACGTGATTGTCAGTGATACGCCGATCGGATCACCGATTATTACCTATCCCGGGATGTTGGTTGCGATGAACCAGCCGTCCCTCGAAAAATTTGAAATGGACGTCCAGAAAAACGGGACAATCATCGTGGATTCCTCCCTGATCCCGATTCAGGTACAGCGTCCCGATGTTCAGACCTTTTATATACCGGCCACGAGGCTGGCTGAAGATGCCGGTCTGAAAGGACTCGGGAATATGGTCATGGTTGGGAAAATTGCCAAGCAAGCCGGTATCTTTGATCTGGAGATGCTGAATAAAGCAGTATCCAAGTCGATTCCGGAGAGAAAGAAAGATCTTCTGGCATCCAATATCAAAGCGATAGAAATCGGGTATAAATTTAACTAAAGTCGTAGCGGCTTAACTTAAGTCGTACCGTTTTGACTTAAGTATTTCAAAAAAGTCTTGTAAAAGTATTGCCGTATTGTATTACAGCA from Dehalobacter sp. includes these protein-coding regions:
- a CDS encoding alpha/beta-type small acid-soluble spore protein; its protein translation is MAKYKLPVNKQSVASELNVNLGPDTSARQNGSVGGSMVKKTFEYINGKI
- the coaD gene encoding pantetheine-phosphate adenylyltransferase, translated to MRTAIYPGTFDPVTNGHLDILHRAIYLFDRVIVAVASESNKQTLFSLEERQILLRCETSDMENVEVKSFGGLTVDFARECGAIALIRGLRAMTDFEYEFQLALMNKKLAPDIETVFLMTKSEYSFISSSSIKSAASLQGDVSGLVPPNVEKAMIQKYNKMV
- a CDS encoding DRTGG domain-containing protein — its product is MTKTKHQQILNFIEDLDIGSKVSVRFIAKELDVSEGTAYRAIKEAENKGFVRSIPKVGTLRIEGVKEKQIEDLTLQEVAQIVEGLVICGENRLTECPNKFIIAAMELKDLARYLEEGALCIVGNRTDAQLLALKNNVPLLISGGPGPTEEVVALAKSLNSVIIISPYDTFVVTTMINRALFDRLIGKELLLIEDIMVKDAKVLEDSATIGDWYKLSQKTGHSRFPVIDSQHNLLGIVTAVDVAGEGVEVKITKVMNRNPLTVGRDDPVTHISRKMVWEGWEIAPVLENGKLIGIISLQDVLEAFQQIQKQPQFGETVDNLVLSGFGYVEESEYLTIRGEITQFMVNEFGSASCGVLVTLMNTAGYIALRKKYRLDAITENFSFYQFHPVPAGTVVSISARLLLVTKKNCNIEIEVFNDNGVLAKGMMTARMGDKR
- a CDS encoding DNA polymerase III subunit alpha, whose protein sequence is MFTHLHVHTEYSLLDGAARINDLVHSAAELEMPALAITDHGVMYGVLDFYKACGKQGIKPIIGCEIYMAPGKRTERVLGKDDKNYHLVLLAETNEGYQNLVKIVSQANVDGFYYKPRADKELLQQHSKGLIALSACLGGEIPEYLMQDNPARARAAAMEYLDIFGPEHFYLELQDHGITDQRKVNAGLWDLHRETRIPLLATNDVHYIRKEDASVQDILLCIQTGKTLADSSRMSFEGSEYYLKSKQEMNLLFGETPEVLRQTNEIAERCNVSFSFGQHYLPVYEVPEGCTLDEYLRELCWKAFPVFYPDATPEQRERLEYELGIITQTGFSGYFLIVSDFCRYAREHDVAVGPGRGSAAASMVAYLLGITSVEPLRHDLLFERFLNPERISMPDIDIDFDPEGREKVIKYVTEKYGEEKVCQIITFGTMGAKGVLRDVGRVLNIPLSKVDKVAKAVPFELGMTLERALTVSPELQKMVREEEEIKRLYEISKSLEGMPRHASTHAAGVVIARDELTSYLPLQKTSDGLLMTQFPMKLVEEIGLLKMDFLGLRNLTILTKAQANIGKTRGIRLDLNHLPLDDQATYQLLSEGNSTGVFQLESGGMRAILKDLKPSCFEDIIAVLALYRPGPMEQIPEFVRRKHGGQIKVLHQKMEEILRPTYGIIVYQEQVMQIAQNLGGYSLGRADLLRRAMGKKDKKIMAEERQNFIYGLQDSGGEWIVPGALRLGIGEKEAEEIFDLMAKFAEYGFNKGHATAYAMISYQTAYLKANYPLEYTAALLSSVIGASDKVTFYIQEARSSGIEILPPDVQYSYRDFTIEHGAIRFGLEAIRNVGTQVVDRIIAERENGPFTSFYDFIVRMDAKVLNKRTLESLIKAGAFQSLCSRAQAMKVLDQALELAQNRQKDSESGQMSLFDLDQDLDEGLVMPEIPEFSENEILKMEREYIGIYLTAHPLYSVNDLLRKITSSEIAACLENTEEKKVILGGIINSYRQTITKKGEMMATFLLEDLTGTIEVLVFPRLFPEVVRMDNDHIVVVHGRYYVNEDEKKIFAEKVLPIEECSVKPDKLFLKIPSNQDTELTDKILAVLGAFRGTHPVYFFCQDNKKTFEISPNYFVRPSEELDRVLIALLGNDQVRWQ
- a CDS encoding thiamine pyrophosphate-dependent enzyme, with product MEIVFQRPKALSDVSSHYCPGCTHGIIHRLVAEVLDELDLTGKTVGVAPVGCAVLAYNYFECDMAQAAHGRAPAVATGLKRANPANIVFTYQGDGDLAAIGTAETVHAAARGENITIIFVNNAIYGMTGGQMAPTTIPGQITQTSPYGRDPKYAGFPLKICETLSTIDGTAYAERVSVDSVKNVINAKKAIKKAFEYQIAGKGFTIVEVLSTCSTNWGLEPVEALTWLRENLIPYYPLGVYKDKEVF
- a CDS encoding alpha/beta-type small acid-soluble spore protein → MRENITKKNTGNTKKKDNRKKRPDFIEEMKMEIASELGIIQQVQNEGWDSLSPRISGKIGGKLSQRLKRINK
- a CDS encoding DUF2007 domain-containing protein: MWTVIYIAPNKAVAEKYQKAFADEGILVQLKAVGSQESTDVSVEILVPESEAEEANEILTGIMRS
- a CDS encoding 4Fe-4S binding protein, coding for MAKVTKLTIEADRCKGCSLCVNACPKKLLRLSPEILNSKGFHPAEMTDQQACTACGFCAIMCPDVCIQIEKEVN
- a CDS encoding 2-oxoacid:acceptor oxidoreductase family protein; the protein is MSTTLELMIAGFGGQGVLFAGKILVYAGLLAGKEVSWLPSYGPEMRGGTANINVIVSDTPIGSPIITYPGMLVAMNQPSLEKFEMDVQKNGTIIVDSSLIPIQVQRPDVQTFYIPATRLAEDAGLKGLGNMVMVGKIAKQAGIFDLEMLNKAVSKSIPERKKDLLASNIKAIEIGYKFN
- the vorB gene encoding 3-methyl-2-oxobutanoate dehydrogenase subunit VorB is translated as MAEKVLMKGNEAIAEAAIMAGCRHFFGYPITPQTEVAAYMAKRMPKIGGTYLQAESEIAAINMVYGASSAGVRAMTSSSSPGISLKSEGLSYMAGSDLPAVLVNIQRGGPGLGGIRPSQSDYFQATRSSGHGDFHMIVLAPNNVQEMFDLTIEAFELADQYRMTAMILGDGMLGQVMEPVDISRGEAASNVTKDWALTGTKGQRKRNVINSLYLEAEELEMLNLKRFEKYAEVEKIARTDNYLTEDAEVIIVAYGICARIARNAINEARKKGIKAGLIRPVTLWPFPKNQLKAAAEKAKAFVVVEMSMGQMIQDVELSIRCSRPVHLCSRTGGMVPTPEAVLEAIENAAQAERS